In a genomic window of Glaciimonas sp. PCH181:
- the plsY gene encoding glycerol-3-phosphate 1-O-acyltransferase PlsY, which translates to MNMLLFTIAAYLIGSVSFAVIVSKLFGLGDPRTYGSKNPGATNVLRSGNKVAAVLTLLGDGFKGWLAVWLAQKFGPQYGLDDGGIALVAIAVFLGHLWPIFFRFVGGKGVATMFGVLIGIQPLLGLGALATWVIIAYAFRYSSLAALVTCLFAPFFYTLMKGADVILLAIVVMSALLVYRHAKNIGNLLSGKESRIGAKKNGSPAKPN; encoded by the coding sequence ATGAACATGCTTTTATTTACGATTGCCGCGTATTTGATCGGCTCTGTTTCATTTGCCGTCATTGTGAGCAAGTTATTTGGGCTGGGCGATCCGCGTACTTATGGCTCGAAAAATCCCGGCGCAACAAATGTGTTGCGCAGTGGCAATAAAGTGGCGGCGGTCCTGACGTTGCTAGGCGACGGCTTCAAAGGGTGGCTGGCCGTTTGGCTGGCGCAAAAATTCGGTCCGCAATATGGTTTGGATGACGGCGGCATTGCGTTGGTGGCGATTGCCGTCTTTTTAGGACATTTGTGGCCGATATTTTTCCGTTTTGTCGGCGGCAAGGGTGTGGCAACGATGTTTGGCGTTCTGATCGGGATTCAGCCCTTGTTGGGATTGGGCGCGCTGGCAACCTGGGTGATTATTGCGTATGCGTTTCGCTATTCTTCGTTGGCCGCGTTGGTAACGTGTTTGTTCGCGCCATTCTTTTATACCCTGATGAAGGGCGCTGACGTGATTTTGCTGGCGATTGTGGTGATGAGCGCGTTGTTGGTTTATCGTCACGCCAAAAATATTGGTAATTTGTTGTCAGGTAAAGAAAGTCGGATCGGGGCCAAGAAAAACGGCAGTCCGGCTAAACCGAATTAG